The Spirosoma radiotolerans genome has a window encoding:
- a CDS encoding c-type cytochrome: MSINSINIVHKMSRFYKLCVAIVLSLTLLVSNSQVKAQDAAAGGAPAAGAAAPAGGGGDAEKGKSLFTNNCAQCHAVTDEKVVGPGLKGIEGRAPSKDWLHKWIRNSSAVIASGDAYANQVFNANGKVQMSSFPNLTDADIDGILAYIDQQGKPAQAAAVAGEKDSKNAGGPGGSGPSTSGGPSELFTFVLVALLIVMLLVLGVLLAIVTILSKAVTPATVDGTQPVGSLGQRIKTGLSDAFNNTTLRSIVIWLFLLVVTKATIDGAYGVGIQQGYAPKQPIAYSHKLHAGQYKIDCNYCHTGVNKGKSATIPSANICMNCHGVIKKESPEIQKIYAAIENNQPIEWVRVHNLPDLAYFNHAQHVNVGNVQCQTCHGAIEQMEVVEQRSSLTMGWCIDCHRRTEVNTKDNAYYDKLVALHRKESKEPLKVANIGGLECSKCHY, translated from the coding sequence ATGTCAATCAACTCAATAAATATAGTTCATAAAATGAGTCGCTTCTATAAGCTTTGCGTGGCTATTGTTCTATCGCTGACACTGTTGGTTTCCAACAGCCAAGTGAAAGCGCAGGATGCAGCAGCCGGTGGTGCTCCAGCTGCAGGTGCGGCAGCCCCTGCTGGGGGCGGTGGTGATGCCGAAAAAGGGAAATCACTGTTCACAAATAACTGTGCACAGTGCCATGCGGTAACCGATGAGAAAGTTGTTGGTCCTGGTCTGAAAGGAATTGAAGGACGGGCACCCAGCAAAGACTGGTTACACAAGTGGATCAGAAATTCATCGGCGGTGATTGCCTCAGGGGATGCCTATGCAAACCAGGTTTTCAACGCCAATGGTAAAGTACAAATGTCGAGCTTCCCGAACTTAACGGATGCAGACATTGATGGCATTCTGGCTTATATTGATCAGCAAGGTAAACCTGCACAGGCTGCCGCAGTTGCTGGGGAAAAAGACTCTAAAAATGCCGGTGGCCCTGGTGGGTCTGGTCCATCAACAAGCGGTGGCCCATCGGAACTGTTCACCTTTGTTCTGGTGGCATTACTGATTGTTATGTTACTGGTGCTTGGCGTATTATTAGCGATCGTCACAATTCTATCGAAAGCTGTAACCCCTGCAACGGTTGACGGCACACAGCCAGTCGGTTCACTAGGCCAACGCATCAAAACAGGTTTGTCAGATGCATTCAACAACACAACCCTTCGTTCGATTGTCATCTGGTTGTTTCTACTGGTCGTTACCAAAGCGACCATCGATGGGGCTTATGGTGTAGGTATCCAACAGGGTTATGCACCAAAGCAGCCGATTGCTTACTCGCACAAACTACACGCAGGTCAGTACAAAATTGACTGTAACTACTGCCACACAGGCGTTAACAAAGGTAAGAGTGCAACGATCCCATCGGCAAACATCTGTATGAACTGCCATGGCGTCATTAAGAAAGAGTCGCCGGAAATTCAGAAAATCTACGCGGCTATTGAAAATAACCAACCTATCGAGTGGGTTCGGGTGCACAACCTACCTGATCTGGCTTACTTCAACCACGCTCAACACGTAAACGTGGGTAACGTACAATGCCAGACTTGTCACGGTGCCATTGAGCAAATGGAAGTAGTTGAACAGCGCTCGTCGTTAACGATGGGCTGGTGTATCGATTGCCACCGTCGTACGGAAGTTAACACCAAAGACAACGCATACTATGACAAGCTGGTCGCTTTGCACCGCAAGGAAAGTAAAGAGCCGCTCAAAGTAGCGAACATCGGTGGTCTGGAATGTTCTAAATGTCACTATTAA
- the rpsA gene encoding 30S ribosomal protein S1, with protein sequence MSKTQQRELPAFDWDRADNKGFGSGYSVEEHNRMLELYDNTLSEVKEKEVVMGTVVGITDREVLLNIGFKSDGLVPASEFRDMPDLKMGDEIEVYVENQEDPNGQLVLSRKKAKVITAWQKIQRALDEDLVIDGFVKRRTKGGLIVDIFSIEAFLPGSQIDVKPIRDFDVFVGKKMEVKVVKINYANDNVVVSHKVLIEKDLEAQRAQILNNLEKGQVLEGVIKNMTNFGVFIDLGGVDGLLHITDISWGRISHPSEVLHLDQKVNVVVLDFDEDKKRISLGMKQLQAHPWDALAEDIQLGSKVKGKIVNVADYGAFLEIQPGVEGLIHVSEMSWSQHLRNPQEFLKVGDEVEAQVLTLDRNDRKMSLGIKQLTEDPWTRPELRTKYAVGTKHKGMVRNLTNFGLFLELEEGIDGLVHVSDLSWTKKVKHPSDFIKVGDELEVVVLELDVDNRRLALGHKQLEENPWDTFETVFAVGTIHRCTILNKNDKMATLELPYGIEGFSSLKNLGKEDGTFAEVGESLDFKVTEFSKEEKRIMLSHTKTWQEKNEPVKEAKAPKAAAPKAASAPAQAERGATLGDLDALAALKEQLEGRN encoded by the coding sequence ATGAGCAAAACGCAGCAACGCGAACTGCCGGCATTTGATTGGGACCGGGCAGACAACAAAGGGTTTGGAAGCGGCTATTCGGTTGAAGAACACAACCGGATGTTGGAACTTTACGACAATACACTGTCGGAAGTTAAAGAAAAAGAAGTGGTTATGGGAACCGTCGTTGGGATAACGGATCGGGAAGTACTACTCAACATCGGCTTCAAGTCGGATGGCTTAGTGCCAGCTTCTGAATTCCGGGATATGCCGGACCTGAAGATGGGTGATGAAATTGAAGTTTACGTAGAAAATCAGGAAGACCCGAACGGTCAGCTGGTTCTGTCGCGCAAGAAGGCGAAAGTGATCACAGCCTGGCAGAAAATCCAACGTGCGCTGGATGAAGACCTCGTTATCGATGGTTTCGTGAAGCGCCGGACGAAAGGTGGACTGATTGTTGATATTTTCAGCATCGAAGCGTTCTTACCTGGCTCGCAAATCGACGTGAAGCCAATTCGCGACTTCGATGTGTTCGTTGGCAAGAAAATGGAGGTTAAAGTCGTCAAGATCAATTATGCTAATGACAACGTAGTTGTTTCGCATAAAGTCCTGATCGAGAAAGACCTTGAAGCACAACGCGCTCAAATCCTGAACAACCTCGAAAAAGGTCAGGTACTGGAAGGCGTTATCAAGAACATGACAAACTTCGGTGTGTTTATCGATCTTGGTGGCGTAGATGGTCTGCTGCACATCACGGATATTTCGTGGGGCCGCATCAGCCACCCATCCGAAGTACTGCACCTCGACCAGAAGGTCAACGTGGTTGTTCTTGACTTCGACGAAGACAAGAAACGTATTTCGCTGGGCATGAAGCAACTCCAGGCTCACCCTTGGGATGCTCTGGCTGAAGACATTCAGCTTGGCTCGAAAGTGAAAGGCAAAATCGTAAACGTAGCCGATTACGGCGCGTTCCTCGAAATTCAGCCGGGTGTAGAAGGTCTGATCCACGTATCGGAGATGTCGTGGTCGCAGCACTTGCGTAACCCACAGGAGTTCCTGAAAGTTGGTGATGAAGTTGAAGCACAAGTGTTGACACTGGATCGTAACGACCGCAAAATGTCGTTAGGCATCAAACAACTGACGGAAGATCCCTGGACTCGTCCTGAACTGCGTACAAAATACGCCGTTGGTACCAAGCATAAAGGCATGGTACGTAACCTGACCAACTTCGGTCTGTTCCTTGAACTGGAAGAGGGCATTGATGGTCTGGTACACGTATCGGATCTATCCTGGACGAAAAAGGTGAAACACCCTTCGGACTTCATCAAAGTTGGTGACGAACTCGAAGTTGTGGTATTGGAGCTGGACGTTGACAACCGTCGTTTGGCACTGGGCCACAAACAACTCGAAGAGAACCCATGGGATACGTTTGAAACCGTATTCGCCGTTGGCACCATTCACCGTTGTACGATTCTGAACAAAAACGACAAGATGGCTACCCTCGAACTACCTTATGGTATCGAAGGCTTCTCGTCGCTCAAGAATCTGGGTAAAGAAGATGGTACCTTCGCTGAAGTTGGTGAATCACTTGACTTTAAAGTAACGGAGTTCTCGAAAGAAGAAAAGCGGATCATGCTCTCGCACACCAAAACGTGGCAGGAGAAAAATGAACCCGTAAAAGAAGCAAAAGCACCGAAAGCCGCTGCACCAAAGGCAGCTTCAGCACCGGCTCAGGCCGAACGTGGTGCTACGCTTGGCGATCTGGACGCTCTGGCAGCTCTGAAAGAGCAACTGGAAGGCCGGAACTAG
- a CDS encoding HNH endonuclease translates to MGRKVLVLNQDYSAFSICSVPKAFLLVYLDKAELVAESEQFMLRTVSAEYPMPSVIRLHRYISLPYKGVMLTRQNIFKRDGHHCQYCGTTDDLTLDHVLPKSRGGKTSWDNLTTACKRCNSRKGDYTPEEANLKLRQRPFKPTFLVFLREFSGSLEQSWMPFLTKKEKAFK, encoded by the coding sequence ATGGGTAGGAAAGTATTAGTCTTAAACCAAGATTACAGTGCCTTCAGCATCTGCTCCGTTCCCAAAGCATTTTTGCTGGTTTATTTAGACAAAGCCGAACTCGTAGCTGAATCGGAGCAATTTATGCTCCGTACTGTTTCGGCGGAGTATCCGATGCCATCGGTCATTCGCCTGCATCGATACATAAGTTTACCCTACAAAGGGGTCATGCTCACTCGGCAGAATATATTCAAACGGGATGGTCATCACTGCCAGTACTGCGGAACTACGGACGATCTAACTCTCGACCATGTGTTACCAAAGTCGCGGGGAGGCAAAACTAGTTGGGACAACCTGACCACGGCCTGCAAGCGGTGTAATTCACGCAAGGGTGACTACACGCCTGAAGAGGCTAATCTCAAGTTACGACAGCGGCCCTTTAAGCCAACATTTCTGGTGTTCCTGCGTGAATTTTCGGGTTCCCTTGAACAAAGCTGGATGCCATTTTTAACCAAAAAGGAAAAGGCCTTTAAATAG
- the smpB gene encoding SsrA-binding protein SmpB, which yields MASASIVKQVDIRNRRASFEYSFLETYTAGIVLTGTEIKSVRQGKVNLQDAYCLIHGEELFIRQMSIAVYTEGTHYNHEPLRDRKLLLTKREIRRLAEKLKDQGLTMVPIRMFTNERGFAKVDIALAKGKKLFDKRDSIKERDVEREMQRERY from the coding sequence ATGGCTTCTGCGTCTATTGTTAAACAAGTTGATATCCGAAATCGTCGGGCTTCCTTCGAGTATTCGTTTTTAGAGACGTATACCGCTGGTATCGTTCTGACGGGTACCGAAATAAAATCGGTTCGGCAGGGGAAAGTGAACTTGCAGGATGCCTATTGCCTAATTCATGGCGAAGAGCTTTTTATTCGTCAGATGAGCATTGCGGTCTATACCGAAGGCACTCATTATAACCACGAGCCTCTTCGGGACCGTAAACTGCTGCTGACAAAGCGGGAGATCAGACGGCTTGCTGAAAAATTGAAAGACCAGGGCCTGACTATGGTACCGATCCGCATGTTCACGAATGAGCGCGGCTTTGCCAAGGTCGATATTGCGCTGGCAAAGGGTAAAAAGCTGTTCGATAAACGCGACAGCATTAAAGAGCGCGACGTCGAGCGGGAGATGCAACGGGAGCGCTATTAG
- a CDS encoding OmpH family outer membrane protein, with protein MKNASLILNVILTIAVAVLYYLHFKDHQPEAVSTVKAPAEAKGKAIVYVNVDSLLTKYDYFKDTQKVLESKRFQLENDLATKGRNLQNKVAFFQQRAATMTQEQGRATEASLQKEQQDILAYRERAAQNLAAEEQAKNKQLYDQIFDYLKKQNGQNKYEFVLGYTKGGGILFADQSSDQTSKILAGLNKEYQDKQTKK; from the coding sequence GTGAAGAATGCCTCGTTAATTCTAAACGTCATCCTGACGATTGCCGTAGCCGTACTGTACTACCTGCATTTTAAAGATCACCAGCCAGAAGCTGTTTCTACCGTAAAAGCACCCGCCGAAGCAAAAGGTAAAGCGATCGTTTATGTAAACGTCGATTCGCTTTTAACAAAATACGATTATTTTAAAGACACCCAGAAAGTCCTTGAAAGCAAGCGTTTCCAGTTAGAAAACGATCTGGCGACCAAAGGCCGTAACCTGCAGAATAAAGTTGCTTTCTTCCAACAACGGGCGGCTACCATGACTCAGGAGCAGGGGCGTGCTACCGAGGCATCGCTTCAGAAGGAGCAACAGGATATTCTGGCTTACCGGGAGCGGGCTGCCCAAAACCTTGCGGCTGAAGAGCAGGCAAAGAACAAGCAACTCTACGATCAGATTTTCGATTACCTGAAGAAACAAAATGGACAGAATAAGTACGAATTCGTGCTGGGCTATACAAAAGGTGGCGGGATTCTGTTCGCCGATCAATCGAGTGACCAAACCAGCAAAATTCTGGCCGGTCTGAATAAAGAATACCAGGACAAGCAGACGAAAAAATAA
- a CDS encoding penicillin acylase family protein → MRYTKAITVSLLTVLVVWALNRPWGSIPAFGPLLSPFVGFWQNAEAVNNTDEEIILNGTNSPVTVVFDELAIPHVFAQNDHDAYFAQGYLTARDRLWQMEFQTHAAAGRVSELVGDKALELDRYNRHLGMGFGAERAVKEMLTDPRSKESVEAYTAGVNAWINQLKPAQYPLEYKLLGYAPEPWQPIKCAYFLKYMSGVLALGADDLNMSNVLKKVGPVVTADLFPDYPYREDPIVPVGTKWDFTPVKVPAMPDNVLPDTKPVAMTWQEHDPGIGSNNWAVGPQKSATGYPILANDPHLSLSLPSIWYQMQLVTPTMNVYGATMPGSPGVIIGFNKQVAWGVTNVGADVLDFYQIRFKDASRREYWHNNQWKPVRRRLEIIKVKGKPDVVDTVLYTHHGPVMYEAGQKPFAKNVPVGYAARWIAHEASNDFLTYYLLDRAKNHDDYRKALSYYGAPAQNFVFADVAKDIAISPNGRFPLKWKDQGKFLLDGTNPAHDWQGWIPASQNPHVKNPPRGFVSSANQSSTDPTYPYYINWQFAPAERGTRINQRLAAMQQVTPDSLRMLQNDNLNLRAAHALPVFLPYVQEKTLTGEQAKALAIMKTWRYNHDVAETAPTIFTEWMRQYMDGVWKDDFPSNDTTTLRYPSFDRTLQLAEKEPMAHWFDDITTPAQETIGNVLTQSFRLAVDSLVRQHGPIGTAWQWGTHKGTRISHLARLDALSALNVQIGGGRDIVNATTERTGPSWRMVVALGPTPKAYGVYPGGQSGNPGSPYYLNMLETWRTGQLNELLYLQSAQDKSPRIKRKMILK, encoded by the coding sequence ATGCGTTACACCAAGGCGATCACTGTTTCGCTACTTACCGTACTAGTTGTTTGGGCACTCAATCGCCCCTGGGGGAGTATACCAGCTTTTGGCCCTCTACTGAGCCCCTTTGTTGGATTCTGGCAAAATGCCGAGGCAGTTAATAACACTGATGAAGAGATTATCCTAAACGGGACCAACTCTCCCGTTACGGTTGTCTTCGACGAACTGGCTATTCCCCATGTATTTGCCCAGAATGACCACGACGCTTACTTCGCCCAGGGTTACCTTACCGCCCGCGACCGACTTTGGCAAATGGAGTTTCAAACGCACGCGGCTGCTGGGCGCGTTTCTGAACTGGTAGGCGACAAGGCTCTGGAACTGGATCGGTACAATCGCCACCTCGGCATGGGTTTCGGGGCCGAACGGGCGGTAAAAGAGATGCTAACGGATCCCCGTTCGAAGGAGTCGGTTGAGGCTTACACAGCCGGTGTAAATGCTTGGATCAATCAGCTAAAACCGGCACAATATCCTCTGGAATATAAATTGCTCGGATACGCACCTGAACCCTGGCAACCCATTAAATGTGCTTACTTCCTGAAATACATGTCGGGCGTACTAGCCCTCGGCGCCGATGACCTCAACATGAGCAACGTCTTGAAAAAGGTTGGCCCCGTTGTTACGGCCGATCTTTTTCCGGATTATCCATACCGCGAAGACCCTATCGTTCCCGTAGGCACAAAGTGGGACTTTACGCCCGTCAAGGTGCCTGCCATGCCCGACAATGTTTTGCCCGATACAAAGCCCGTTGCCATGACGTGGCAGGAACATGATCCCGGCATTGGCAGTAACAACTGGGCCGTTGGCCCCCAGAAATCCGCAACGGGCTATCCTATTCTGGCCAATGACCCACATTTGTCGCTGAGTTTACCCTCGATCTGGTACCAGATGCAGTTGGTGACGCCAACCATGAATGTGTACGGAGCTACCATGCCTGGCTCACCGGGGGTCATTATTGGCTTTAATAAGCAGGTCGCCTGGGGAGTCACCAATGTGGGCGCTGATGTGCTCGATTTTTACCAGATTCGGTTCAAAGATGCGTCACGGCGTGAATACTGGCATAATAACCAGTGGAAACCGGTTCGCCGTCGGCTGGAGATTATCAAGGTAAAAGGGAAGCCAGATGTTGTCGATACGGTATTATACACACATCATGGACCGGTTATGTATGAGGCTGGTCAGAAGCCATTTGCCAAAAACGTTCCGGTTGGTTACGCGGCCCGTTGGATCGCCCACGAAGCGTCCAATGATTTCCTGACCTATTATTTGCTCGATCGCGCCAAAAACCACGATGATTACCGGAAGGCGCTATCGTATTATGGCGCCCCGGCTCAAAACTTCGTTTTTGCCGATGTAGCCAAAGACATTGCCATATCACCCAATGGCCGTTTTCCGCTCAAGTGGAAAGACCAAGGCAAATTTTTGCTGGATGGTACTAATCCTGCCCACGACTGGCAAGGCTGGATTCCGGCCAGTCAGAATCCCCATGTGAAAAATCCGCCCAGAGGGTTTGTCAGTTCGGCCAACCAATCGTCTACCGACCCAACTTATCCTTATTACATTAACTGGCAATTTGCACCCGCCGAGCGGGGCACTCGCATTAACCAGCGATTGGCCGCCATGCAACAGGTCACCCCCGATAGTTTGCGGATGCTGCAGAACGATAACCTGAATTTGCGGGCGGCCCATGCGTTGCCAGTTTTTCTGCCTTATGTGCAGGAGAAGACGTTGACGGGAGAACAGGCAAAGGCGTTGGCCATCATGAAGACGTGGCGCTATAACCACGACGTTGCCGAAACGGCACCTACCATTTTTACGGAGTGGATGCGCCAGTACATGGATGGTGTCTGGAAAGATGATTTTCCGAGTAATGATACAACCACACTGCGTTATCCAAGTTTCGACCGGACGCTTCAGCTTGCTGAAAAAGAGCCTATGGCACACTGGTTTGATGACATCACGACGCCTGCTCAGGAGACAATCGGCAACGTGTTGACCCAAAGCTTTCGACTGGCAGTTGATTCGCTCGTCCGCCAGCATGGACCCATCGGTACGGCCTGGCAATGGGGAACTCATAAAGGCACCCGCATCAGTCATTTAGCCAGGCTGGATGCGTTGAGCGCATTAAATGTACAGATTGGCGGAGGACGCGATATTGTGAACGCCACGACGGAGCGAACCGGCCCATCGTGGCGAATGGTCGTTGCTCTTGGCCCGACGCCCAAAGCCTACGGTGTCTATCCGGGTGGGCAATCGGGTAATCCCGGTAGTCCCTATTACCTGAATATGCTCGAAACCTGGCGGACCGGTCAGCTGAATGAATTGCTGTACCTACAATCAGCGCAGGACAAAAGCCCCCGGATTAAGCGGAAAATGATCTTGAAATAA
- a CDS encoding RNA polymerase sigma factor, giving the protein MELTDMELTLRLRQDDEVAFETLFRRYYHYLYSIAIQYVKNPDLAEDALQEVYLKLWTHRAQLDESQSLRNYLATAMRHQVLNVIRDEKRAILRHLDHQTTQAKVDTTTEETLTLNEYGSVFLDGLRQLPAQRKLVFMLRSEQGLSNEEVASKLHISINTVKVHYYQACQFLRNYLRQHAGIEAILLLVASFWN; this is encoded by the coding sequence ATGGAACTGACAGACATGGAATTGACACTTCGTTTGAGACAAGACGACGAGGTAGCGTTCGAGACATTGTTTCGGCGATATTACCATTATCTGTACAGCATTGCTATTCAATATGTAAAAAATCCCGACCTGGCTGAGGATGCGCTTCAGGAGGTATACCTTAAACTGTGGACACACCGGGCACAACTGGACGAATCTCAGTCCCTTAGAAACTACCTGGCTACAGCCATGCGGCATCAGGTACTAAATGTTATTCGGGACGAAAAACGAGCTATTCTTCGTCACTTAGACCATCAGACGACCCAAGCCAAAGTTGATACAACTACGGAAGAAACCCTCACGCTCAACGAATACGGCTCTGTCTTTCTGGATGGTCTCCGGCAATTACCGGCCCAGCGGAAGCTGGTCTTTATGCTTCGTTCCGAACAGGGTCTGTCGAATGAAGAAGTAGCTTCTAAACTTCACATTTCCATCAATACGGTTAAGGTCCATTATTACCAGGCCTGCCAGTTTCTTCGGAATTATTTACGTCAACATGCGGGTATCGAAGCCATACTACTGCTAGTTGCTTCTTTTTGGAATTAA
- a CDS encoding FecR family protein, which translates to MTEQLLQRYFANQITANEAQQVLDWFATDEGQTYLTHRLDTQLEQADWHAPPNVPAPDADQLLASIRQRMPPAIPVVETPVRQLPWWHQPMRWAAVLIGALVLATAAFYGYKEIYPDDLIHQTAFGKMSTLTLPDGSVVTLNGNSRLRYAPRWAGHQTREVWLNGEGFFRVTHQRNHERFVVHLPNKLNIEVLGTQFNVMARENRAKVVLNNGKIRLDVGEQAKEKLIMQPGDLFYADVKAKVYYRKRVDAAAQSAWQTGKLTFDGTTLQEVAQMLEDTYGVTVVIADPDLRQQTLSGTIPNQSMQTILNGLSTLFDLRITQHSNRIIIQ; encoded by the coding sequence ATGACCGAACAGTTACTCCAACGCTACTTCGCCAACCAGATTACAGCCAACGAAGCACAACAAGTACTGGATTGGTTTGCGACCGATGAGGGACAGACGTACCTGACCCATCGGCTCGACACACAACTCGAACAAGCAGACTGGCATGCTCCGCCCAACGTTCCGGCTCCTGATGCAGATCAACTGCTCGCATCGATTCGCCAGCGAATGCCTCCTGCTATACCCGTTGTCGAGACACCCGTCCGGCAACTACCCTGGTGGCATCAACCCATGCGCTGGGCTGCCGTACTTATTGGGGCTTTGGTGTTGGCAACGGCTGCTTTTTATGGCTACAAGGAAATATACCCAGACGATCTGATTCACCAAACGGCTTTCGGGAAAATGTCGACGCTCACCTTACCAGATGGCTCGGTTGTTACCCTGAATGGCAATAGTCGCCTGCGTTATGCTCCTCGCTGGGCGGGCCACCAAACCCGCGAAGTGTGGCTGAATGGCGAAGGCTTTTTCCGGGTAACGCACCAGCGAAATCATGAACGATTTGTGGTCCACTTACCCAATAAGCTGAACATCGAGGTACTGGGTACTCAGTTCAATGTAATGGCGCGGGAAAATCGGGCGAAGGTCGTGCTGAACAATGGCAAAATTCGACTCGATGTAGGCGAACAGGCGAAGGAGAAATTAATCATGCAACCCGGTGACCTGTTTTACGCAGATGTGAAGGCAAAGGTATACTACCGTAAGCGCGTTGATGCCGCTGCTCAATCGGCCTGGCAAACCGGTAAGCTAACCTTTGATGGCACTACACTTCAGGAAGTCGCGCAAATGCTGGAAGATACCTACGGGGTGACTGTCGTTATTGCCGACCCCGACTTGCGCCAGCAGACTTTGTCCGGCACCATCCCGAATCAATCTATGCAAACCATTCTGAATGGACTTTCTACCTTATTCGACCTCCGCATTACTCAACACTCAAACCGTATCATTATCCAATGA